One genomic segment of Flagellimonas marinaquae includes these proteins:
- the nagB gene encoding glucosamine-6-phosphate deaminase yields MYQPYQEELRFEKIHTIIHGNSDVASLSVANEIASLINQKQEEGKKAVLGLATGSTPVKVYDYLVQFHKEGRLSFKNVITFNLDEYFPMKPDSIHSYVRFMNEHLFDHIDIEPHNIHIPDGNISMDEIRKYCEDYEEKIKNVGGIDIQILGIGRTGHIGFNEPGSTLNSKTRLIRLDRMTRLDAASDFFGEENVPKRAITMGVGTIMSARKIILMAWGEGKSSIVQQAVEGKIKESVPATFLQHHDNCDFVLDEAAASSLTRKKTPWLATECDWDDKLIKTATIWLSEKLGKAILKLTNEDYNEYGMGNLIAEIGSAEQINLKVFNQLQHTITGWPGGKPNADDSQRPERAQPHPKTSLIFSPHPDDDVISMGGTLLRLVDQGHNVHVAYQTSGNIAVFDDEVIRFLDFAIDVQKDNKELKQKIKKVREFLANKKPGELDSPEVQEFKGLIRKGEALAACRYCGVPEENAHFQNLPFYETGAVRKKPLSDEDVQLTYDLLNKLKPHQIFAAGDLSDPHGTHRVCLQIIFKALEKLKEDRVDWIRNCYVWLYRGAWQEWDIADMEMAVPIGPKDMARKITAIFKHQSQKDSAMFPGNDDREFWQRAEQRNKDTANRYNELGMAEYEAMEGFVRYHF; encoded by the coding sequence ATGTACCAGCCTTATCAAGAAGAATTAAGATTTGAGAAAATCCACACCATTATTCATGGAAATTCTGATGTAGCTTCGTTATCCGTTGCCAACGAAATTGCCAGTTTGATCAACCAAAAACAGGAAGAAGGAAAAAAAGCCGTTTTGGGCTTGGCTACGGGCTCAACCCCTGTAAAAGTTTACGATTACCTAGTTCAATTTCATAAAGAAGGACGGTTGAGCTTTAAAAATGTCATCACCTTTAACTTGGATGAGTACTTCCCAATGAAACCGGATTCCATCCATAGCTATGTGAGATTTATGAACGAGCACCTGTTCGATCATATTGATATTGAACCACACAATATCCATATCCCAGATGGTAATATTTCCATGGACGAAATAAGAAAGTACTGTGAGGATTATGAGGAGAAAATTAAAAATGTAGGCGGAATAGACATCCAAATATTGGGTATTGGACGAACGGGTCACATTGGTTTTAACGAACCGGGATCCACATTGAACAGTAAAACCCGTCTGATCCGTTTGGACAGAATGACGAGACTCGATGCCGCAAGCGACTTCTTTGGCGAGGAAAATGTTCCCAAACGAGCCATTACCATGGGAGTCGGTACTATTATGAGTGCCCGTAAAATAATTCTTATGGCTTGGGGCGAAGGAAAGTCCAGCATTGTACAACAAGCCGTAGAGGGAAAAATAAAAGAATCGGTTCCGGCAACCTTCCTTCAGCATCACGACAATTGTGATTTTGTTTTGGACGAAGCGGCTGCATCATCCCTAACCAGAAAAAAGACCCCTTGGTTGGCCACAGAGTGTGACTGGGACGATAAATTGATCAAAACCGCCACCATCTGGCTATCAGAAAAGCTTGGAAAAGCCATTCTAAAATTGACCAACGAGGACTACAACGAATACGGAATGGGCAATCTGATCGCAGAGATCGGTTCCGCAGAACAAATAAACCTAAAGGTTTTTAACCAGTTACAGCACACCATTACGGGCTGGCCAGGAGGAAAACCGAATGCAGACGATAGCCAACGTCCTGAAAGAGCACAACCGCACCCAAAAACTTCCTTGATCTTTAGTCCGCATCCAGATGATGATGTGATTTCGATGGGAGGCACCTTATTGCGCCTGGTAGATCAGGGTCACAATGTACATGTGGCATATCAAACCTCAGGGAACATTGCTGTTTTTGATGATGAAGTAATCCGCTTCTTGGATTTTGCCATAGATGTACAAAAAGACAACAAAGAGCTTAAACAAAAGATAAAGAAAGTTAGAGAATTCTTGGCCAATAAAAAGCCTGGTGAATTGGATAGCCCCGAAGTACAAGAGTTCAAAGGCCTGATCAGAAAAGGAGAGGCTTTGGCCGCTTGTAGATATTGTGGCGTACCGGAAGAGAACGCCCATTTCCAGAACCTTCCGTTCTACGAAACAGGGGCAGTTCGCAAAAAACCACTTTCCGATGAGGATGTACAGTTAACGTACGACTTGCTCAACAAATTGAAGCCGCACCAGATTTTCGCCGCCGGAGATCTGTCGGACCCACACGGAACACATAGAGTATGTCTTCAGATTATTTTTAAGGCACTGGAAAAACTAAAAGAGGACAGGGTAGATTGGATACGGAACTGTTACGTATGGCTGTACCGTGGAGCATGGCAAGAATGGGACATTGCCGATATGGAAATGGCAGTACCGATCGGCCCCAAGGATATGGCCCGTAAGATCACTGCCATCTTTAAACATCAATCCCAAAAGGACAGCGCTATGTTCCCGGGCAACGACGATCGTGAGTTTTGGCAACGCGCCGAACAAAGAAACAAGGACACGGCGAACAGATACAACGAGCTTGGAATGGCAGAATATGAAGCCATGGAGGGATTTGTACGCTATCATTTTTAA
- a CDS encoding DeoR/GlpR family DNA-binding transcription regulator, translating to MLKEERHQFILNEVGIHNRILLTDIADRLNVSVDTIRRDIKELHSSKQLKKVHGGAVSLGFNNYNPTGKKIYSLEKKSQIAEKALGLIKDGQVILLSGGTTNLELARKLPPKIKLTCFTPSLPIAVQLLSKDNIEVIFIGGRLSKDSQITIGGSAINMLSEIKVDICFLGTNSIHPMEGLTEFDWEIVQMKKAMIHSSRKVVSPCISEKIGSTQRYKICGVEEVDVMITELEPWDMKLDAFKNLNIQIL from the coding sequence ATGTTAAAAGAAGAAAGACACCAGTTTATATTGAATGAAGTGGGAATCCACAACAGAATATTGCTGACGGATATCGCCGATCGGTTAAATGTTTCGGTGGATACCATTCGACGGGATATTAAGGAGTTACATAGTTCCAAGCAATTAAAAAAAGTGCATGGCGGAGCTGTTTCTCTTGGGTTTAATAATTATAATCCTACAGGAAAAAAAATTTATTCCTTAGAAAAAAAATCGCAAATTGCGGAAAAAGCACTTGGACTCATTAAGGATGGACAGGTAATTTTACTGAGTGGAGGGACAACCAATCTGGAACTGGCCAGAAAACTCCCCCCGAAAATAAAACTCACATGTTTTACCCCGAGCCTTCCCATTGCAGTTCAACTTTTGAGCAAGGACAATATTGAAGTGATCTTTATTGGGGGCCGATTGTCCAAAGACTCACAAATTACCATTGGCGGCAGCGCTATCAACATGCTGTCGGAAATAAAAGTGGATATCTGCTTTTTGGGAACCAACTCGATTCATCCCATGGAGGGGTTAACGGAATTTGATTGGGAGATAGTCCAAATGAAAAAGGCTATGATACATAGTTCAAGAAAAGTAGTGTCGCCTTGCATATCAGAAAAAATCGGGTCGACCCAACGTTATAAAATATGCGGGGTAGAAGAAGTTGATGTAATGATAACAGAATTGGAACCTTGGGACATGAAACTGGACGCATTTAAAAATCTGAACATACAAATATTATAA
- the murQ gene encoding N-acetylmuramic acid 6-phosphate etherase gives MEKHIKITEEPSNYDGLDQMDTLEIVANINNEDKKIADAVESVLPQVAQIVDETAKRFEKGGRLFYIGAGTSGRLGILDASEIPPTFGMPYDKVIGLIAGGDQAIRKAVEFAEDDTEQAWKDLMEYDINENDVLVGIAASGTTPYVLGGIADAKAHGILTGGITNNPGSPLATSVDIPIEVNVGPEFLTGSTRMKSGTSQKLVLNMISTALMIRIGRVKGNKMVNMQLSNTKLVDRGTRYIMEELGLSYDEAEKVLKKYGSVKLAIDALK, from the coding sequence ATAGAAAAGCACATTAAGATTACGGAGGAGCCATCCAATTACGACGGATTGGACCAAATGGATACCTTGGAAATAGTTGCCAACATCAACAACGAAGATAAAAAGATTGCAGATGCAGTGGAGTCGGTGCTGCCGCAAGTAGCCCAAATAGTGGATGAGACTGCCAAACGTTTTGAAAAAGGGGGCAGGCTTTTCTATATTGGTGCAGGTACCAGTGGGAGATTAGGTATTTTAGACGCTTCCGAAATACCACCTACGTTCGGGATGCCCTACGATAAGGTGATCGGACTCATTGCCGGTGGTGATCAAGCTATTAGAAAAGCAGTGGAGTTTGCCGAGGATGATACCGAACAGGCTTGGAAAGACCTCATGGAATACGATATTAATGAAAATGATGTTCTTGTGGGTATAGCGGCCTCGGGTACAACACCATACGTTTTGGGTGGAATTGCCGATGCCAAGGCCCATGGTATTCTTACGGGTGGAATTACAAACAATCCAGGTTCGCCTTTGGCCACATCCGTTGATATTCCCATTGAGGTAAATGTTGGACCAGAGTTTTTAACAGGAAGTACCCGAATGAAGAGCGGAACAAGTCAAAAACTGGTATTGAACATGATTTCTACGGCCCTAATGATTCGCATCGGCAGGGTAAAAGGAAATAAAATGGTGAACATGCAGTTGAGCAATACCAAGCTGGTGGACAGGGGCACGCGCTACATAATGGAAGAGCTTGGTCTTAGTTACGATGAAGCTGAAAAAGTACTCAAAAAATACGGTTCTGTTAAGCTGGCCATCGATGCATTAAAGTAG
- a CDS encoding PQQ-dependent sugar dehydrogenase yields the protein MQKIILIIYFFVVLLGTSCAQTSDKDIKTPKSLDFTTELVQGGIQNPWGMVFLSNTTFLVTDKSGKLILSKSGEAIEVENTPSIYNRGQGGLMDIELHPDYSQNGWIYFSYASEEGEGKGGNTAIMRAKLSGYKLIQQEVLYKASPNSTKGQHFGSRIEFDNDGYLYFSVGDRGDRDVNPQDITRDGGKIYRLHDDGRIPNDNPFVNEPNAKKAIYSYGHRNPQGLVLHPETGELWEHEHGPRGGDELNIVQKGKNYGWPVITYGINYSGTPITDETSRPGMEQPIHQWTPSIAPSGVTIVTSDKYPDWQGNLLVGSLAFQYLERLVVENNTVTYREKLLDGMGRVRNVRQAPDGFIYVGIEGKGIFRLVPK from the coding sequence ATGCAAAAAATTATCCTGATCATCTATTTTTTCGTTGTACTGCTAGGTACATCTTGCGCCCAAACGTCCGATAAAGACATAAAAACTCCCAAATCCCTTGATTTTACTACGGAACTTGTCCAAGGAGGCATACAAAACCCTTGGGGAATGGTTTTTCTGTCCAACACTACCTTTTTGGTTACCGATAAGTCTGGCAAACTGATACTTAGCAAATCTGGAGAAGCCATTGAAGTTGAAAATACACCTTCAATTTATAACCGTGGCCAAGGCGGATTAATGGATATTGAACTGCATCCCGATTATTCCCAAAATGGATGGATATATTTCTCCTACGCTTCGGAAGAGGGAGAAGGAAAAGGTGGAAACACTGCCATTATGCGCGCAAAACTGTCCGGGTACAAATTGATTCAACAAGAGGTATTGTACAAAGCATCACCCAATTCGACCAAAGGGCAACACTTTGGGTCACGCATAGAGTTCGACAACGATGGCTATCTATACTTTTCTGTTGGTGACAGGGGAGACAGAGATGTAAACCCCCAAGACATTACAAGAGATGGAGGCAAGATTTATCGTCTACACGATGATGGTCGGATTCCGAACGACAACCCCTTTGTAAACGAACCCAATGCAAAAAAAGCAATTTACAGTTATGGACACCGCAACCCGCAAGGCCTAGTATTGCATCCAGAAACAGGAGAACTATGGGAGCATGAACACGGCCCAAGAGGTGGTGACGAACTAAATATTGTACAAAAGGGCAAAAACTACGGATGGCCCGTTATTACTTACGGAATAAATTATAGTGGAACACCAATCACCGACGAAACCAGTAGACCGGGCATGGAACAACCCATCCATCAGTGGACACCATCCATTGCTCCGTCCGGTGTTACCATTGTTACTTCGGATAAATATCCTGATTGGCAAGGAAATCTGCTGGTCGGCTCTTTGGCATTCCAATATTTGGAACGATTGGTAGTCGAAAACAACACGGTCACCTATCGAGAAAAATTACTCGATGGTATGGGGCGAGTCCGAAACGTGCGTCAAGCTCCGGATGGTTTTATTTATGTGGGTATCGAAGGGAAGGGAATATTCCGTTTGGTGCCCAAGTAA